TCTTCCGCTGGTGGATCCCGACCGGTTCCTGACCGCCACATTGCCCTTTCTGCGGCCGCTCTTCACGCGCTGGGCGCTGGTTGCCTGGAGCGTTCTGGTGCTCATTGGCGCGGTGCTGGCGGCAGTGAACTGGGACGCCCTGATGGCGTCCGTGTTCGAGACCGAGTTTCTGGCGCAAAACATCGCGCTCGCCTTGCTGATCTTTCCCATCGTGAAGCTCGTTCACGAGCTTGGGCACGGCTACGCGACCAAGATGTGGGGCGGGGAGGTGCATGAGCTCGGCGTCATGCTGTTGGCCTTCATGCCGGTGCCCTATGTCGATGCCTCGGCCTCGACCGCCTTTCGCGAACGCGGCCGCAGGGCCGTGGTGGGCGGGGCAGGGATCATTGTCGAGCTGGCGATTGCCGCCCTCGGCATGATCGTCTGGGTGCTGGCGGAGCCGAGCCTTGTCCGCGCGGTGGCGTTCAACGTGGTGCTGACCTGCTCAGTCTCGACGCTCGTCTTCAACGCCAACCCGCTGCTGCGCTTCGACGGCTATTATGTGCTGAGCGACCTGATCGAGGTGCCCAATCTCGCCCAGCGGTCCAATCGCTACATCATGCATCTGATCCAGCACCGGCTGTTCGGTCTGCCGGACCTCGAATCGCCGGTGGAGGCGCCGGGCGAGCCGCTGATCTTCGTCGTCTACGCGGTTGCCTCCTTCATCTATCGCACGCTGGTGATGGTAGGTGTGGCGCTGTTCATCGCCACGCATTTCTTACTGATCGGCGTGCCGCTGGCCATCGCCAGCCTTGTGACGGCAATTGTCTGGCCACTGATGAAAGGGCTGCACTATGTGCTGGCCGATCCGCGGCTCGGGGCGCATCGCCGACGCGCGGTCATAGTGAGCGGGCTCGGCGTCGGAATCCTTCTTGTGCTGCTCCTCGCTGTGCCGCTCCCCTATGCCACCCTCGCGCAAGGCGTGGTGTGGGTCGCCGACGATGCGGCGACGGTGCGCGTGCGCAGCCCGGGCGTGGTTGCCGCCGTGCCGGCCGGCGATGGGAGCAAGGTGGATGCTCAGGCCCCGCTGATCGACCTCTATGATCCCGTCCTCGCGATCAAGGCGCGCATCGCCGAGAAGCAGCTGGAGGAACTGCGCATCAAGCTGGAGGCGCTCGACCTGACGGACCGGGTCGGCGGCAACATCCTGCGCGAGCAGATCCGCGAAAGCGAAGCACAGCTTGCCGATATGCGCCGCCAAATCGACGATCTGGCCCTGCTATCCCCGGCCGAAGGCCGGCTTCGGCTGCTTGACGCCACCGACCTGATGGGCCGCTACCCCCGCAAGGGCGACGTGGTCGGCTATGTCGTCAGCGGGGAGGGGCCGGTCGTGCGGGCCTTCGTGCCGCAGAGCGAGATTGACCTTGTGCTGCGCCATACCAGCGCCGTCGCCGTCCGCCTTGCCGCGGACAAATCCCGTAGCCTTCCGGCGCAGATCGAGCGCCAGGTGCCGGCTGCGGTGACGGAGCTGCCACATCCAGTGCTCGCGCCGGGGGGCGGTGGCAGCCTGCTGGTCGACCCGAATATGCCGGGCCGGCTGAAGCCACTCGACACGCTGTTCGAGGTGGATCTACGCGTCAGCGGCCTGCGCGATGACGCGCCGCTCGGCATGCGGGCTTATGTGCGCTTCCAGCATCCCCCGGAGCCGATCGCCCTTCGCTGGATACGGGACCTGCGCCAGCTCTTCCTGCGGCATTTCGATGTCTGAGCCGGTTGATGGATGGGCGATGGGGCCCCTGCCAAGCCCAGTGCTCTATGCCGAGCGTTCCAGCGAGCCGCCGCGCCGGGCCGACCGGCTGCTCAAGCGCCTTGAAGGCTTGGTCATTCCCCACTTTGCCGGCCGACGGCAGGCGCAGCTCGCCCGCATCGTGCCCCTGGTTCATGCCGCCGCGGCCGAGTTGGAGGGGGTGGGTGAAGATGAGGTCGCCAGCCGCGCGCGGGCTATGGCGGGGCGACTGCGGCGCAGCCGGAGCCCGGCGATGGAGGAT
Above is a window of Ancylobacter sp. WKF20 DNA encoding:
- a CDS encoding PqqD family peptide modification chaperone, whose product is MAVSHHSPSWYRVCGLRPRLRAHVQIHRQSFRGTVWHVVQDTQSGRFHRLSTAAYHLVCLMDGRRTVEEIWLAVCERMGAQQPTQEDVVRLLSLLHAADLTTGGTAPHLDDLTERERAKSRQDMWSRVRNPLAIRLPLVDPDRFLTATLPFLRPLFTRWALVAWSVLVLIGAVLAAVNWDALMASVFETEFLAQNIALALLIFPIVKLVHELGHGYATKMWGGEVHELGVMLLAFMPVPYVDASASTAFRERGRRAVVGGAGIIVELAIAALGMIVWVLAEPSLVRAVAFNVVLTCSVSTLVFNANPLLRFDGYYVLSDLIEVPNLAQRSNRYIMHLIQHRLFGLPDLESPVEAPGEPLIFVVYAVASFIYRTLVMVGVALFIATHFLLIGVPLAIASLVTAIVWPLMKGLHYVLADPRLGAHRRRAVIVSGLGVGILLVLLLAVPLPYATLAQGVVWVADDAATVRVRSPGVVAAVPAGDGSKVDAQAPLIDLYDPVLAIKARIAEKQLEELRIKLEALDLTDRVGGNILREQIRESEAQLADMRRQIDDLALLSPAEGRLRLLDATDLMGRYPRKGDVVGYVVSGEGPVVRAFVPQSEIDLVLRHTSAVAVRLAADKSRSLPAQIERQVPAAVTELPHPVLAPGGGGSLLVDPNMPGRLKPLDTLFEVDLRVSGLRDDAPLGMRAYVRFQHPPEPIALRWIRDLRQLFLRHFDV